Genomic window (Dyadobacter fanqingshengii):
TCCAGAAATAGATGTTAACATATTTCAAAATTGAAAAAAACATAGTTCTTTTACCAACTAATTACAAAATATAACCTTCTGTATGGACTATAATCAGGAACAAAAGCAAGACAGGAAAACACTATTATGGGCCGCTCTGGCCGTATTACTATTGCTTAATTTGGTACTTGTTTATTTTATCTATCACGAAAAACAGGAAAATCTTGCAAAAGATGACATTATAACGGCCAAGACAGAGGAGGTTCTTTTTATCAAAACCAAGCTTGACTCCATTTCGCAGGAACTCGACATTAAGATCGCTGAGATTCAAAAACTGGGCGGCAGCGTGGATTCACTACTGGCGATGAAGTCGCAACTGGAAAAGGATAAGCTGGAATTAAAGAATATGAGTAATTACTCAGCATCCGGGTACAATAAGAAGATTAAGGGTTATGAAACTGTGTTAAATGAAAAAGACACAGAAATTGCGCAATTAAAGCAGGAGCTGGGTATCGCAACTTCGAAAAATCAGGAGCTTAACGAAAAAGTGACTGGCCTGGAAAGTGAGAAACAGTTGCTTGCCGATTCAGTTACCAACTACTCAGTTCAAAATAGGGAACTGGCAGAAAAAGTCACCATCGCTTCTGCATTACGGGCTGAAAATCTGACGGTTAATGCCGTTTCAGCCAAAGGAAAAGAACGCGAGGGCGGAAAATACAAGGCAAAACGCATTGATAAACTAAGAGTGAATTTTAGTTTGGCGCCTAACGCGGTTGCGAAACAAAACGAGAAGGAAATGTATCTTCGGATCTTGGATCCGGACGGCGCAGTGCTGTCGGATATGGCCACCGGTTCGGGATCATTTATCCATGATGGCAAAGAATTGATTTACAGCTCGCGGCAGACTGTTAATTTCACAAACAGCGGCCAGTCCGTTGATATCCTTTACGGGCGCGGCGGCATTCCTTTGAAAGACGGCAAATATGCCATCGAAGTTTACAGCGAAGGCTTTAAAATCGGACAGGGTGACTTTGAAGTGAAGTAATCGAGGCCGAATAACTTGAATTTAAGTAAGATCGGGGCTTGGAATTGTCGATTTCAAGCCCTATTTTTGCACCCTCATTTTGGTATGATCCCAAAGTGAGGGTTTTTATTTAACATTATATAATTAATCAATTACCGTATGTCTAAGCAATATGAAACGGTGTTCATTCTAACTCCCATTTTGTCTGAGGCCCAGGCAAAGGACGCCGTTGAAAAATTCACGACAATCATCACTGCAAATGGTGCATCGATTGTACATGAAGAAAATTGGGGATTGCGCAAGCTGGCCTACCCCATCCAAAAGAAAAACTCAGGTTTCTATCATGTTGTAGAATATGCTGCAACAGAAGGAAATGTGGTTGACGTTTTGGAGACCGAATTCCGTCGTGACGAGCGCATTTTGCGTTTTATGACCATCGCCCTGGATAAGCATTCGATTGCTTACAACGAGAAAAAACGTAAGGGTC
Coding sequences:
- the rpsF gene encoding 30S ribosomal protein S6; translation: MSKQYETVFILTPILSEAQAKDAVEKFTTIITANGASIVHEENWGLRKLAYPIQKKNSGFYHVVEYAATEGNVVDVLETEFRRDERILRFMTIALDKHSIAYNEKKRKGLVGRKREESTESKTENA